The sequence below is a genomic window from Mus musculus strain C57BL/6J chromosome 4, GRCm38.p6 C57BL/6J.
TGCTGGCAGCACCCAGATGCAGATAGCCTTTATGTGGAGAAGATTGATGTGGGGGAAGCTGAACCCAGGACTGTGGTGAGCGGCCTCGTACAGTTTGTGCCCAAAGAAGAACTGCAGGACAGGCTGGTGGTGGTGCTGTGCAATCTgaaaccccagaagatgagaggcgTGGACTCGCAGGGCATGCtactgtgtgcttctgtgtgagtGAGGATTTGGTGGGCCAGGCCCAGGGGAGGGCGAGAGACCGAGGATTGGTCTGTAGGATGTCTTCCTGTATGCCGCGTGCAAGCCCTGAGAAAACAGCTCCCTTCCTGATGATGCTAAAAGATGAGGCATAAAGGGGCTGCTATACAAGTTCTGTGAGTAAGACATCTGTGTCCAGATAGACTGTTAAAGTAAAATTACATGGGTAGTCAGGTGagggggcacatgcctttagtcccagcacttgggaggcacaggcagaggcaggtctggtctacatagtgagttccagagttacataggaagaaaaaaaaaaaaaaagaagccgggcggtggtgggcacacctttagtcccagcacttgggaggcagaggcaggtggatttctgagtttgaggccagcctggtctacagtgagttccaggacagccagggctacacagagaaaccctgtctcggggggaaaaaaaagaagaaaagaaaagaaaattgccaggcggtggtggcgcacacctgtaatcctagcagaggaagcagaggcaggatgagTTTGAGTCTCATAGGGTCTGGTCTATagggcaagttccaggagagccagggcaacaaagaaatcctgtcttggggaaaagggggaagaatTGATTACATAAttaagagtaaaataaaaattagtggATGCTGGGCTGGGCAGCACCCACCTTAATCATAACACGTGGGAGACAAAGGGAGAGGGGCATCTCTTTAATAAGCCTGGTTTGCATCTCAAGGTCCAGGCCaggctgagctacacagtgagagcctgtaTCACCAGATACAAGGATGAAGCTCAGTTGGTGGGGCTCAGGCTTAGTTGGCATGGAGCAGGGTGGATCtccagcacctcataaatgtgAGCATGGTGATCCACACCACAGTCTAGCACTGGGGAAGAAGTAGCCTGAGAATCAgttcagctacatagtaagttcaagtatagcctgggctacatgagactctccAAACACACAAACGTAACTGAAGATGTCTCACTACTAGGAAGAGGTGGAGCCAGGATGCAGGCATGTTGTAACTGTGCACAGAGTCCTTGCAGGAGAAGGAAAGTCCTGGTTACATGCTCAGGGATGTGGAAAGGTGATGGGGACCTTCTGGGCTACAGCGCTGAGCGCGTCCTAAATCCCTTTAGGTTCCAGCTCACTTTAGCATCCACAGCTGTTGGGAGGGGAATCCGTAACCTTGCCTTTTCTTGTCTCTCCAGAGAAGGGGTGAGCCGCCAGGTTGAACCTCTGGACCCtcctgctggctctgctcctgGTGAACGAGTGTTCGTACAGGGCTATGAGAAGGGCCAGCCAGATGAGGAGCTCAAGCCCAAGAAGAAAGTCTTTGAGAAGCTGCAGGTAAAACGCTAGTGCCCTCTTGTTGGAAaaatcctcctcttcttcctccttcttccttttcctctgcttcttcatccccaccccaccccccgccaggCAACCTCCTCTCAAACCTCCGGTGCCACCTTACTCGCTCCACTGCCCAGTCACTGGCTCTAGTCTTACTGACAGTTACAATGGGGAGAAGGGTCACGTGGCTCACCTGAGTGCGTGTTTGCATCTTCTTCTCAAGGGTGACCCACACCTTGAGAAACCAATGTTAGCTATAGGACACATGCAGCATCAGTCCAACCCACTGCAGTCCTCCTCTGCCCAGGCTGCCCCAGGGTGTTGTCCTCCTCTACACAGCCTGCCCCAGTGTGCTGTCCTCCTCTGCCCAGCCTGCCCCAGTGTGCTGTCCCTCCTTGCCCAGGCTGCCCCGGGCAGTGTGCTGTTACTGAAACCAGCAGCTgcgtctttccctctctcctgcatCTGCCCTCATTCAGATCTGAGTGTGAGGAGCTTAGTCTCAGGACCCCACTCATGCTGAGTACTGACATGGAGCACTGAGGTGAGGGAGGGACTTGAGACACTTTCTTGTCCATTTGATCCAGTGTGAGAGAGCAGCAGACGGGATGTTATCCACATCTTACCTGGCAAGATGCCTGCTAAGACACTCAGGGTCACCAGAAATCATGGAGCCAAGGGCAAGTGTGGCAAAGGGCTCAGGTTTGACCCTCCATCCCACAGCACatgaatgaagaaaaggaagcagaccCTCTTACCTACCTTAACTTAGAGCACGCACCAGTGCACACAAAGGTGGTCCTGGAGTCGCCTACTCATGTGTCAGGCCCTGCCCTACATGCCTAGATTGCATCCATATAGCACATTTGCTCTCTCCATGGAACAGACACCATAGAAACTGTCTTAAATACAGGGCCAAAAATGAGACTATCCATAGTCCTGCTGGGTGTGTTGGTGCCTACattgtaattccagtacttagaGACAGACTGACTTATATAAGGAGGtctagtccagcctgggctacacaatggCCTGTCTCAAAGCTGCTAGACAAATCCGCAAGTGTTTCCTTCTGGTCTTTTGCTGGATCAAGGGGCATTCATGTTCATCTGCTTCTTATGCTTGAAGCCATCTCCTCACATTAAACAGCGGCAGGGATCATGCTCATGGTGCGATGTATTCACCGTTAGCCTGCTGCAGGCAGCCTGGGGGACGCTCAGCAGCAGGACCCTCAGCATAGGTATGAAGCAAGGCTGTAGGTTTGATCTGTAGCATTTCAGTGCACACCCTGGTACTGCGCTGGGTATCAGTGATCCAGAGGTCTTTGTCCTCCTTACTCATGGATATAAATGTGCTTATCAGAAGGTAAGAACACAGAAGCCTTTGGGAACTGTGCTGAGAAGCCGGGCCCAgctgtgatggtgcacacctttaacccagcatGGGcgggcagagctctgagtttcgagaccagtgtggtctacatagcgagttccaggacaaatgGAAAAGTTGGGCCAGCTTATTCTAATAATGTAAGAATGTTGTATCCCGCCATCATgcctttattttaattatttttttgtctgtCTTATTCAGGCCGACTTTAAAATTTCTGAGGAGTGCATCGCACAGTGGAAGCAAACCAACTTCATGACCAAGCTGGGATTCGTCTCCTGTAAATCACTAAAAGGGGGTAACATCAGCTAGCCAGCTCTGTGCCCTCCCACCATCCCGTCTGCCGGCTCGACTTGTTGCATCTCTCACCCGCTCCCACCAGGTCTGAACTGCTGACAAGGTGCAGGACTTGGAAAGGGACAGCTCACCTTCCTACTGTGTGGGATCACCCAGCCTGGCTGAAAGGAAACGGAGTGCCTGGGCTAAGGAGATGCTGCCCAGCGGCAGACTGGCCCTACCTTCTTCCCTTGGCAGCTGACTTGAGAAATCTGGTTTCAATAGAACCCACAGAAAAAGTTTATTCCATGGTCCCTGTAATTGGAAAAACACTGGTTCCCAAGTTTCCATGGGGTTTTCCCTGCAGCTGTACTAGCTGAGATCGAGTGCCTGGTCTGAGCTAATTACAGCTTCTCCCCGTCAGGAAATTGTGGGATttgaaaagaagggaaagagagccTAGAGGTCTCCCAAGCTCTCCAGGGCTGGCAGCATTCTCCAGGCTTCCAaacctgaggcttggcaccagAGGCAGGACTTGCCCTGGCTCTCTTGGGGTTCCCTTGATCTGGCTAGATTGGACACTCCCTAAACAAGCCAGCTGTGTTAGCAGCAGGATGGAGATGGACTGAAACTGTGGAGCTTTCTTCAGAATGTGAGATACTCCATAAAGCATCTCAAGCAAATCCCTAACCGCCACTGTCAAGTTCAAATAAAGTGTCTGAAAAGGCTTTCTGCACGGAGTCTCGTGAGCTGCATCATCTCAGGAGACAGTGTGAGTGCAGGGCAGCTGCTACGCTTACCTAACCTGGGATCACTGACTTTAGCCACACATTGGGATGAGACAGGCAGGGACAAGTAACGGACATCCCGAGTGTCCCCTTGGCTTGTGTCAGTAGGCAGGACACCATCTCACGTGGGCCAGAGCACTGGCCTGCCTACCACAGCCAGGTCCTTCTGTGGTTCATTAGCATTAGGTTCACGCTAGCATGAGGTGTGCATTCCTCAAACCTTGTTACCACGTATTACCAGTATCACCTGCTGCCGATGTCTGGAAAACAGCAGTCACAGCCAAGTTTCAATCATTTAATTAATACCTTTTAATGAAACACAGCTTTGTCATGTGTCTCACTCAAGCTTCAGAGGAGGAGGCATAGGGAAAGGATTGTTTATAGAGACATATCAAAGACTCAAAGTAAggaaatatagatatatatttctctcttctaatatttttatGCAAATTAAAAATCAGAGGCTTTTGGTCTCTCCATTTGCACAAGGTCAAGCTCATTTACCCCAGAGGACAGAGATGTCTCTTGTagactctccttccttctttgtaCTGTGGCCCACCCGGTGGGGAAACACAGAGAAGAACCCAAGCCAGGGCAAGAGCTCCAGCGACCCTGGCGACCCTGCATCCTGCATCGTGGGGCAGAACAGTGCTTACTTTGATTGTCCTCCCTCCCAGCAGCAGCTCCCCATCACACACGGACcagggaaagacagagaacaCAAGCAGCCCGAACAGGAGGGCTTAGGGGGCCTGGACTCCaccccatctccccagctcttgaCAGCAAGGTCAGTAATGGGGTAGCGTGCTGCTCCCGTCTTGGTAGTGGAGAAGCTACTGGCAGGCTCTCTTGCCAGGCTGGAGCCCCCGTTGAAAAGACTCAAAGGGTGGCCCTGAAGGAGGCACAGCCATGGAGCCTACAGGAACTCCGGCTCACCTCGAGGTGGTACAAGTCATGAGATTCtaggaagagaaagcagaggcTGCTCTCTGGGGATAGCCACCGGCCTGCTGGAAAGATCACAGCTTATCCCCTCTTCTAGAGAAGAGCCTGGGGTAGTAACATAAGCCTTTGGCTCCCCATCCTGGCCACAAACCCTCAGCTCCCTCCACCTGGCAGAAAGGCAGCTGCAGAAAGGACATGCACCGGAGAGTGGAGACAGGTCAGAGAAAGATTCTGAGGAATAGGCCTGGGCCCACTGCCCAGGAAGTCCCTGCCAGACCCTCCCCACACCTTGGCAGGATTTCCTGCCAAGCCGAAATGGACACATCCCATGAGCTCCTGGCTCTGAGGCTGTGCCCATCCACCCAAGCACAATCAAGTGTCACAGGACAGGTACCCAACATGCCAACATCCCAGATGGCTCCCTAGTCTGGTTTTTGGTTTCTTAGTGTAGTGCCCACAGGcctcctctggcttctctctcctcACCATGAGTCCCCTAGAAGGAGCACCTGACAGAACTGGAAGGCAGGAGAGTGGTTGGTGGTGAGTTGAGGCACAGGAAGGCTAGCCTCGACTGCACCTTTTGTGCTTTGGAATTCCACAGCCCCACTCCTGCCAGCAGCCTGGGGAGCCTGTGGGCATGAGAGACTTGCCCATCTCCGAGAACTAAGGAAAGGAGTGGACTGGACTGGCAGAGTGGACAGACTGGTCCCAGCTGGGGGCTGGCTACCAAGCACTGGCGCTACCACCGTGTAAACAGGCTCTTGGAATGTGGGTTCGTGAGCCCTGGAGGATGGACATGCAGCCACTTTGCAAAGTGCTTTGATTCTAGATTGCAATAAACATGATTCCAgacatgaaacaaaataaacgCGTATTCTGCTCCCCTCCCACCGCTGTGGCCTTGGGGGCCGGGGTGGGGCACAGCCACCCCCTCCCTCCAGCTACCTTCTTCAAGTGGAGGCTAAGGCCGAGGCTGAAGGGCTGCTGGAGGTGAATCCTTTCAGGCAAAGGCATGAGGGGAGGGGTCACTTGGAGGATGGGCAACACCAGGCTTGCATAAACATGGAGGCTGTGGAGATTAAGGCCGCAGgcatcctgtcttaggttgtgTCTGCCAAATCCTCTGTTCCTTGGAGCTGCTCGGGTCCCTGAGAGACTGTATCCCTGGGATGGGTCAGCAGGGCCAGTTGAGTGATGACGGTCAGACCAGTTTCTTCTGTGGATCTGTGAGAAAAGGACATTGGTTCAGCAGGCCTTCCAGCTGGGGTCTGACAAAACCCCCAAAACGCTCCTCACCCAACCTTCCTATATCCCGTCCCTTCACTGACACTAGGCTAGACACTTATAGACAGCCGGTATCGTGGGTGTCTCCGCCCCATTTTAAACCTAAGTGAGATAGGAGATAATGTGACAAAACTGAAATTTATTCCGGGCGGCTGCCAGAGCACATGACCCGACTATCCCTCCAGGCTCAGACTGCTATCAGTTTTTGTAGATCCAAGAGCATGCCCACCTATGGTGGGCCCTCTGAGAACGGATTTTGCACCAGTGCCTACAGTACCTGAACCAGGGGAGCCCATCTTCTCTGTAGCAGCCAGCTGCACACCTCCATTCTCCGCCAGCTCCCCGTTAGTCCTGTCCTCAGCGTGAGGGAGCCCATTGGTGGATGGAGCAGTAAGAGACTCCGTCCTGGGAAGACTGGGGGACGGAGGAGGGACTCCCACTGAGGGTTTGCGGGCCACTGGTGGGGGAGCCTTGGAAGGCTTCTTCTGGGCCTGGGGAGGTGGCCGATGCTCTGAAATGCTCCGAAGTTCAGCCACCAGATTCcgctggaggtcagcctgggcctcGGGGGACACGGGCCTCTCCAGCTGCAGTTTTTTGGTGCCCTTGGAGAAGATGAAGCTGGCCTTGGAGGCAGGAGACTGTGGCGACCGTGGCTCTGCCTCGGGTATTCCAGTGGGCAGAGCACTCGCAGGACTCTCACTGGCAGCCAGGCTAGAGGCCTTGAGTCGGACGGCAGCATGGAGCCCAGAGGAGGGAGCAGTCACTGGGCTGGCGCGCCCAGACAGGGCTCTTCGCAGAGGCTTCTGAGGGGCCGATGAACCCGGAGAAGGGTTCGGAATCCCTGTGGAAGCACCCACAGAGCGAAGCCGGACCATCTGCAGGAGCGAGGGTGTGACCAGAGGCGTGCCCGAATCCTCCCTGGGAGCCCCGCTGTGCTTGCCCACTGAGTCCTTCTGTGGGAGCCTGGCCAGAGGTTCTGATCCAGAACTAGGAGGTGGAGCTGGCGGAGGAGTCTGGGACAAGCTAGCAGCTGGGGGGACGGCAGCCTCAGAGCTGCAGGACTCCAGAGGGCCAAGCTCAGGGCCTGCATTGAAGAAGACCTCCTCAGGAGGGGGGAAGTCAGCCATCGACAGGTCCTGTTCCTCAGgtgcaggtggtggtggcggcggccaGCTGGGATCTGGAAGGATCTCCACAGCAGCTTCCGGAGGAGGTGGGGCCTCCTCCAGCACCTCCGGCTTCTTAGTAGGTGGTGGGGGTGGATggtaagatgggggtggggatggtgggGGTGACTCATCTTTGGAGGCAACAGGAGACTCCTGGGCTGGAGTCAAGGTTGTCTGGGGCATGGAAGGGGATGCAGGACTGGTGTCGATGGTGGACACCTGCCCAGGAGCCACAGCAGGGGCAGCCAGAACAGGAGCAGCTTGGTTCGAGCTCTTGGACTTGGAAGGTGGTGGAGAGAAAGGAGCAGGCACCTTGGGATGAGGAGGTATGACGAACCTGTCACTCAAGGGGGTAGACATTTGTGGGCCAGAGCGGTCTAAAGGAGTAGGGTCTGAAGAAGAGGAACACAGAGATGTAAGGGAAGAGGATACAGAGGCCCCAGGAGATCGAAGGGATGTCACTCGATCTGGTTTGGGGGGCTGAGCCTTGCCTGGGGAAGCAGGGGCAACTGCCAGACCCTTGGGAGGGAGAGTTGGGGTACCGCTCTGGCTCGAGTAGCCACTTGAAGGTGAAAGTGTCCGTTCTGGGGAACGTGGGGGACGCCTGGAGCCACCTGGGGACAAGCCAGAGCCCCAGGTGCCTGCTGAGCTGGGTGGACAAGATACTGCCCCCACCCCTGAAGAGCCACCCGCAGTGGGCGGCCGAGGCAGCTGTGGCTGCTGCTTTCGCTCAGGTTTGGGCGGCAACCCTAAGGGCCCATCAGGCACTGCGGAGCCGCGCTGATGGAGGGAGTAGGTCCGGCGGGGAGGCGGGGGAGGCCGTTTCATCTTACGCAGGGACACACTCCTGCCAGACAGCTGCCCACTGCTTCGGATGCTGGCCGTGTCTGAGGTCTCCGCAGTGCTACCCCCGCTGGGGGAGCCCCGCCCACTACCGCCTGGAGGAGGGGGCGCCACATTATTGCTAGCTACAGAGCCTTCTGGCTGGCCCTCAGAGCCCCCCTTAGAGGAAAGAGTGGAACCATCAGACACAATGGTCTCGGAGGACTGAGAGTGGCTCCAGTTGTCACTGGACGAGGAAGCGTTGCGGCTGCGGGGCCGTGGACTGGAAGCCGAGGAGAAGCGGCCCAGGGAGCGAACCGAAGCTGGGCTGGCAGAGAGCAGGCTGCAACGGCTCAGAGTGCGCAGGCTGCTGCGGCCCAGGGCCACCACATCCACGGTGGGCGGCAGCACGGCGTGCGGGATCAGCTTCGACAAGTAGGTGGCCTGGGGTGAGATTGACATGGCTGGGCTCAGTGGCTCTGGAGATCCTGCTCCTCCTGTCAGTCCAGGCACTGCGAGAGACATTGGCCTCGTCAGTGGCGGTGGCCGGGCTCCCGTGGATCGGCCAACAAGCGTGTCATCGTGGTAAACACGGTCGATGTGGCGCTGGATGACAGCCTCTGCATCTGTGCCGGCCTCTGTTTCTGCTTCCAGAGCCTGCAGGGACACTCGGACCCCTGTCCCTAAGGCCAGACCGGGGCGACCATCCACCGTGGGGATGCGGACAGCGTCCCGTGAACCAGGAGGCTGTGGAGTGCCCGGTGCCTCACGGTTGTTCCGCAGGCCTGAAACAGACATGGGGTCAGCGGAGGGGCTTGGCCAGGCTCCCGGGCATCCACCACCACTGCTCACCGACCAAGGCTCACCGAGCTCCTTCTGCACGTGCTGAGGCAGCCCCAGCACCGTGCTCCTTCGCTCCCTCCGTCGCCTTCCTGACTTCCCAGATTTGGGAAATGAGTCATGGGGTCTGAAGGTGGAGCCTAAGGAGTCAGTCCAGAGGGGGAAAACCCGTTAGAGCAGAAGGCCTCTGAGCActctagagacatggctcagtactAATAAAGTACTCGTGCGTGCTTTCTTTAAGACTCCTGAAAAATCCCCTCACTGATTCAACAATGACCTTTCCATTAAGCAAGCGATTCTTACTACTTAGTGAGCAAATTGTATCACCATGTTAAACGGTTGATACTCATTccaatgatgtaaatatttgtaaTCTCCTGACTTTCTTGGAGCAAGGGGTTAGACATGCCTTCCCTAGGCCCTCTGAGGCTGTCCCTAGCCAAtcctttggcttttgttttgaaatagggaTATCATACAATCCAGGTCAGCCTCTAACCCACTATGGAGCTGAGGaagactttgaatttctgatcttcctacctctatTTCCCAAGCGCTAGGATTCCAGGTGTGTACCACCGCACTGTTGCATACAGTGCAAGGGACTGGACACAGGCTTTCCTGCTTGCGAAAGCAAGCATGATACCAGCTAAGCTATACTGAAAGTCAATCACTTTAGCTTCTATAGAACATCAGTAGACACTTGAAGAAGTAAAGGGTTTAGACTCCTGGTCACGCTGCAGCTAAGTTACCACAAGTCAGGGTTCCCAAACCCTTCACGATCTTGCTTTGGGTCAGTGTCCACCATGAACCTCCAAGAAGATAAAGGGTACTGTCTGGTAAATTCACTGAATCACATAGCCTGGGATtaggaggaaaaggggaagcCACAGATACCAGGACATAAAGCGATGTGATGGTGCCTGTCACCTCTCCCTGCTACCTAGAAAGCCCAGCAGATGACAACACACCTCTGCGCTGAATCATCTCCGAGCGGACGGAGAGCGCATCCTCCGCGGTGGAGCTCTCCGTCATGTATGACTTCTGGCTGTAGATGGAGATGGTATCTTCATCCGGCCCCGTCTGGGAGGACTGTTGGGGGGATAAGAGCAGCTTGGATGAGCTACTCTGGGCTCCCGCTGGATTCCCCCAGCATCAGCCAGCACTGTGCAGGTACCAGATGGAGCAAGCCTGGACTAGCTGTCAGAAGTCATTTCATCTACCTCTTCAACATACAGAAGAAACTAGTCCAGAAAGGCCCAAAGCCATGCATGCCAGAGGCTAAGTCAGAAGGGAAGAGCAGGGCGGAGCTGGGACAGGGCTCACCTGGATGCTCTGGGTGTCTCCATGGTCCCAGCCGCCCTTGCTCAGCTTCTGTCTTTCTGGAAGACACCAGAAGGGTCTGTTGGCCAAGCCCCTGACCCAGGAGCTGGGAACAGCACTCTAACAGGGCAGGACTTACCTTGGTGCTGGAGGGAGCGGAGCCCCTCCTGGGCCTGTGTGTGCAGCTCTTCCAGATGAGGAGGTCTCCCACTGGGGAAGAAAACGTTGTCCTGAAGTTCATCTCCTACAGATCCTGGCCCCTGGCTGGGCCCTGCGCCCTGACGGTTGTCACTCTCGGCCTTAGCAGAGCCTGATGGGACGGAGAAGGAAGTGAGGCCCGAAGGCATGTGGGCGCTGGAGACTCACAAGCACAGCCACACAGGCATACAGAGCACATCCCTTTGATGTCTACCTCTGCCATACCGCCTAGACACATTCTTATCCCATGTACACACACGAACTACACCGGAGGGCACATATATCTGAGTCATCACATCACATAATAGGACCACACAAGGTCAACACACAGGCCCTTTACATCCATGAGGCATTTACAGGCTTCAGcagtgtatacacacaaacaataccCAAGCATAAACCGGCAAACGTGGCTCCACCAGCTTCCACAGATCCACCTGACACCGTGCTGCAGACACCCCAAAGCACACTTAAAACTGCACCCACAGGTCACTCAGGGTTCCACACAGACATCCCCATGGCAAATCCATTTCTTGTCTCGAGACCTGATGCTTcactttaaaggaaaacaaaccacCCTCTTTAAATAGCCCCTTGGCCCGAGTCCAAGAAGATGCCATGAAAACCCAGAGCTGTCAGTCACAGTCAGATTTCCAGAAAGCCCTAAGGGAGGAATAGGCCAGGGACACCTACTTACTCATATGGCTACTCTCTAGAAGGATCCACAGGGACGGGGAGAAGAGGGATCAGGCCCCTCAACTCCCGCTGGGAACTTAGCCTCTCCTGAGGGAACAGGCCAGGTATGGCCTCTCCTGGAGGCCCTGGCCTGGTTCCAGGTACAGAGGAGCCAGAGCTCCATTACAGAGGATCCTGTTACAGGCTCTGCCCACAGAGGGGCTGGTCATCTAATCCTGAGGATGGGGGCTGTGTCAGCACTTTGCAGTCCCAGCCCCTCTTTAAATGAATCCCACAACATAAGCAAAAGCGCTGGGAAGGTCATGTGACCTTGGCAGTCCCCTGTAGAGAAGCAGGAACAAAATAAGCCCTTTAAAGGGCCCCACCCCAGGAACTAGGTCTCCAACTCAGACACCTGCCATCTCTTttcttcagtattcctcagaacCAGAGGACCGGCCCCCAAGAAGCCACAGGAATCCCAccaaggcagagagagctaagAGGTGCCCCCGGAGATCTTGGGTGTTTCCCACTCCATCCCACGATTTTACAAGTGGAGAAACAAGCTCAAGTGGAAAATGTTTTCCTACTACAGTCACAGCAAATGgctcagacagccagggctaaactcTGCATTCCCAGAAGGGACCCCTGCCCTCCAAGAGCACAAGAAACGAAAGCTCCCACAGTTAGAACCTAAGTCTAAAAGCCAGGCTCCTGGGCAAAGGCGTGCACCTGGTCTCTACCTTCAAAACTGCCCTCTCCAAGCGAGGTCCCCAGGGCACGCTTTCCCCGCTCCTGCAGATCCTCCCACCGAGGAGATGACTCCGGAGAGGGGTGTCCTCTCTCTAAACTGAGCTATACCCAGTAATGAGTTGGTATCCCAGCAGTAAGGCAATCTGACCCTAGGACAACAGACTCCAAGGTCAGAGACACCTAGGTCCACCCTCCAGGATAACAAGCGGCACTCAAACAAAAGCAGGGACAAAGCCGCCGGACAAAAGCGCGGCTGCCGACTCAGACTGCAGCCAGCCTGGGAACCAGCTCCCCCACCTCATCGCTCTTCCTAGCCTTGACCCCCACCAACCTAAGGGTCTGGCAAAGGGGGCTGTCACCCTTGGCTACCCCCACAGCCACACCCACTCACCCTTCTTAAAGACCTCAAGAAGCGCTGGGAGATGTCGCCCCAGGAACACTACCATGTCTGCAGCAGATGGTCACCACCTTAACCTCCCCAGAACATCAGACAACACCTTCGATACAGCGCAGCCCCAAAGGGACTCGGATGCAAAGCAAGCTGGCAGTCAGCTGCCTGGCAGAGTTcgggcaggagggggaggggctgctcCAGGTTCTCCTCCCACCTTTGCCATAGAGCCCGCCCATCCGctaaccccacccctaccccacccccaagcagaatacagggaaactg
It includes:
- the C77080 gene encoding uncharacterized protein KIAA1522 isoform a (isoform a is encoded by transcript variant 1) gives rise to the protein MAARAPPAAPAADEPGSPGGPPRRKKSRSGLRRAFSWLRGKRRKKKAAGAEGAESTASRAKKADDKAKRAKGKSRGSAKAESDNRQGAGPSQGPGSVGDELQDNVFFPSGRPPHLEELHTQAQEGLRSLQHQERQKLSKGGWDHGDTQSIQSSQTGPDEDTISIYSQKSYMTESSTAEDALSVRSEMIQRRGSTFRPHDSFPKSGKSGRRRRERRSTVLGLPQHVQKELGLRNNREAPGTPQPPGSRDAVRIPTVDGRPGLALGTGVRVSLQALEAETEAGTDAEAVIQRHIDRVYHDDTLVGRSTGARPPPLTRPMSLAVPGLTGGAGSPEPLSPAMSISPQATYLSKLIPHAVLPPTVDVVALGRSSLRTLSRCSLLSASPASVRSLGRFSSASSPRPRSRNASSSSDNWSHSQSSETIVSDGSTLSSKGGSEGQPEGSVASNNVAPPPPGGSGRGSPSGGSTAETSDTASIRSSGQLSGRSVSLRKMKRPPPPPRRTYSLHQRGSAVPDGPLGLPPKPERKQQPQLPRPPTAGGSSGVGAVSCPPSSAGTWGSGLSPGGSRRPPRSPERTLSPSSGYSSQSGTPTLPPKGLAVAPASPGKAQPPKPDRVTSLRSPGASVSSSLTSLCSSSSDPTPLDRSGPQMSTPLSDRFVIPPHPKVPAPFSPPPSKSKSSNQAAPVLAAPAVAPGQVSTIDTSPASPSMPQTTLTPAQESPVASKDESPPPSPPPSYHPPPPPTKKPEVLEEAPPPPEAAVEILPDPSWPPPPPPAPEEQDLSMADFPPPEEVFFNAGPELGPLESCSSEAAVPPAASLSQTPPPAPPPSSGSEPLARLPQKDSVGKHSGAPREDSGTPLVTPSLLQMVRLRSVGASTGIPNPSPGSSAPQKPLRRALSGRASPVTAPSSGLHAAVRLKASSLAASESPASALPTGIPEAEPRSPQSPASKASFIFSKGTKKLQLERPVSPEAQADLQRNLVAELRSISEHRPPPQAQKKPSKAPPPVARKPSVGVPPPSPSLPRTESLTAPSTNGLPHAEDRTNGELAENGGVQLAATEKMGSPGSDPQKKLV
- the C77080 gene encoding uncharacterized protein KIAA1522 isoform b (isoform b is encoded by transcript variant 2) — encoded protein: MGNSHHKRKAPSGPRTRSFWRFGRSAKRPAGSAKAESDNRQGAGPSQGPGSVGDELQDNVFFPSGRPPHLEELHTQAQEGLRSLQHQERQKLSKGGWDHGDTQSIQSSQTGPDEDTISIYSQKSYMTESSTAEDALSVRSEMIQRRGSTFRPHDSFPKSGKSGRRRRERRSTVLGLPQHVQKELGLRNNREAPGTPQPPGSRDAVRIPTVDGRPGLALGTGVRVSLQALEAETEAGTDAEAVIQRHIDRVYHDDTLVGRSTGARPPPLTRPMSLAVPGLTGGAGSPEPLSPAMSISPQATYLSKLIPHAVLPPTVDVVALGRSSLRTLSRCSLLSASPASVRSLGRFSSASSPRPRSRNASSSSDNWSHSQSSETIVSDGSTLSSKGGSEGQPEGSVASNNVAPPPPGGSGRGSPSGGSTAETSDTASIRSSGQLSGRSVSLRKMKRPPPPPRRTYSLHQRGSAVPDGPLGLPPKPERKQQPQLPRPPTAGGSSGVGAVSCPPSSAGTWGSGLSPGGSRRPPRSPERTLSPSSGYSSQSGTPTLPPKGLAVAPASPGKAQPPKPDRVTSLRSPGASVSSSLTSLCSSSSDPTPLDRSGPQMSTPLSDRFVIPPHPKVPAPFSPPPSKSKSSNQAAPVLAAPAVAPGQVSTIDTSPASPSMPQTTLTPAQESPVASKDESPPPSPPPSYHPPPPPTKKPEVLEEAPPPPEAAVEILPDPSWPPPPPPAPEEQDLSMADFPPPEEVFFNAGPELGPLESCSSEAAVPPAASLSQTPPPAPPPSSGSEPLARLPQKDSVGKHSGAPREDSGTPLVTPSLLQMVRLRSVGASTGIPNPSPGSSAPQKPLRRALSGRASPVTAPSSGLHAAVRLKASSLAASESPASALPTGIPEAEPRSPQSPASKASFIFSKGTKKLQLERPVSPEAQADLQRNLVAELRSISEHRPPPQAQKKPSKAPPPVARKPSVGVPPPSPSLPRTESLTAPSTNGLPHAEDRTNGELAENGGVQLAATEKMGSPGSDPQKKLV